The Motacilla alba alba isolate MOTALB_02 chromosome 22, Motacilla_alba_V1.0_pri, whole genome shotgun sequence genome has a window encoding:
- the LGI3 gene encoding leucine-rich repeat LGI family member 3 isoform X2: MVNAAFTEIREAAFAHIPSLQFLLLNSNKFTLIGDNAFAGLSHLQYLFIENNDIQALSKATFRGLKSLTHLSLANNNLQTLPRDLFKPLDILSDLDLRGNTLACDCKIKWLVEWLESTNTTVPAVFCSSPGQFEGQRIRDLALGDFQCITTDFVMHQVLPFQAVSAEPFTYASDLYVALAQPSASSCSILKWDYVERKLRDFDRIPAHSAVHCKPIVAQEQLYVVVAQLFGGSYIYRWDTAVDKFIKIQDIDSQKIRKPNDIEAFQIEGDWYFVIADSSKAGSTSLYRLNQNGFYSHQALHAWHRDTDVEYVENDGKPRLIISSSSQAPVIYQWSRAQKQFVPQGEVGEVLDVQMVKHFRAKREQFLCLSRYIGDSKVVRWEGQRFVEVQTLPSRGSMVMQPFAVGQRQYLALGSDFSFTHVYLWEEEKQKFAKFQELSVQAPRAFRAVPAADVQLLLAPSFKANTLVYRHVVVDLSL, translated from the exons ATGGTGAACGCGGCCTTCACGGAGATCCGGGAGGCGGCTTTCGCCcacatcccctccctgcagTTCCT cctcctcaaCTCCAACAAGTTCACCCTGATCGGGGACAACGCCTTCGCCGGGCTCTCGCACCTGCAGTACCT GTTCATTGAGAACAACGACATCCAGGCGCTCTCAAAGGCCACCTTCCGCGGGCTCAAGTCCCTGACACACCT GTCCTTGGCCAACAACAACCTGCAGACGCTGCCACGGGACCTCTTCAAGCCACTGGACATCCTGAGTGACCT GGACCTCCGTGGCAACACGCTGGCCTGTGACTGCAAGATCAAGTGGCTGGtggagtggctggagagcacCAACACCACGGTCCCCGCCGTGTtctgcagcagccccgggcagtTCGAGGGACAGCGCATCCGGGACCTGGCGCTCGGTGACTTCCAGTGCATCACCACGG attTCGTGATGCACCAGGTCCTGCCCTTCCAGGCGGTGTCGGCCGAGCCCTTCACCTACGCCAGTGACCTGTACGTGGCCCTGGCGCAGCCGAGcgccagcagctgctccatcctcaaGTGGGACTACGTGGAGCGCAAACTGCGCGACTTCGACCGCATCCCCG CTCACTCGGCGGTGCACTGCAAGCCCATCGTGGCGCAGGAGCAGCTCTACGTGGTGGTGGCGCAGCTCTTCGGTGGCTCCTACATCTACCGCTGGGACACGGCCGTGGACAAGTTCATCAAGATCCAGGACATCGACAGCCAGAAGATCCGCAAGCCCAACGACATCGAGGCCTTCCAGATCGAGGGCGACTGGTACTTCGTCATCGCCGACAGCTCCAAGGCGGGCTCCACCAGCCTCTACCGCCTCAACCAGAACGGCTTCTACTCCCACCAAGCCCTCCACGCCTGGCACCGCGACACGGACGTGGAGTACGTGGAGAACGACGGCAAACCCCGGCTGAtcatctccagcagctcccaggcccCCGTCATCTACCAGTGGAGCCGGGCGCAGAAGCAGTTCGTGCCGCAGGGCGAGGTGGGCGAGGTGCTGGACGTGCAGATGGTCAAGCACTTCAGGGCCAAGCGGGAGCAGTTCCTCTGCCTCAGCCGCTACATCGGCGACTCCAAGGTGGTGCGCTGGGAAGGGCAGCGCTTCGTGGAGGTGCAGACGCTGCCGTCGCGCGGCTCCATGGTGATGCAGCCCTTCGCCGTGGGGCAGCGGCAGTACCTGGCGCTGGGCAGCGACTTCTCCTTCACCCACGTGTAcctgtgggaagaggagaagcagaagttCGCCAAGTTCCAGGAGCTGTCGGTGCAGGCGCCGCGGGCGTTCCGGGCCGTGCCGGCGGCCGAcgtgcagctgctgctggcgcCCAGCTTCAAGGCCAACACGCTGGTGTACCGGCACGTGGTGGTGGACCTCAGCCTGTAG